From the genome of Peptoniphilus sp. ING2-D1G:
AAATGCAAAGACATGTAGTGACTCTTTCAAAGGGTCATTTAGTTAAAGATGTTGAAAGCGGTGGATATTATGAAGATAATTAGACAGGCGATAAACATCTTTAAGGAAAGCATAAAGGGGATTTTCAGGAATTCGGCAATGTCTCTTGCATCTATAATATCCATTGCTGCGATGCTCACTCTTTTCGGATTTATCTTCTTGCTTATGCTTGGAATTAATTCCTCTGTATACAGACTTGGCAACAAATTGGATAAAGTGGTAATATATCTTGAAGATAACATATCCGTTGATCAGATAAATGAATTAATCGGCGATATCGGAGCTGATGAGAGAGTAAAGGAAGTTAAATACACCTCCAAGGAAAAAGCCCTGGAAGAGTTCAAAGAGAGCTTTGGAGATAATGCAGACATACTGGATACAGTAGATGAAGATACTCTGCCGGCGTCCTTGACCATAAGCTTGAAGGATCTTTCTTATTCAGATGAGGTAGTAAAATCCTTTGAAAATCACGAAGGTGTATATAAGATAAATTATCATTATGAATTGGTACACAAGATGATAAACTTGGAAGAAGGAGTAAAATATGTAGGTTTTGCCATAGTTATGATATTATTCCTCGTATCTATACTCATAATTCACAATACTGTCAAGATAGCGGTGGCAAATAGAAGAAAAGAAATAGAAATAATGAAGTATGTAGGTGCGACAAACGGATATATAAGAGGACCTTTCTTGATAGAAGGCATAATATTCGGTATAATAGGTGCACTTATAGCCTTCGGCATAGTCTACTATGTCTACAATTATTATCACGGTAGGATTGAAACAAGCATTGAAACTTACGGAATAAATCTCTTAAGCCCAAAGAGCATAGCCGAAAACATATCCGTTATATTTTTATGCATAGGAGTGGGAATCGGGTACTTGGGATCCTTGTTGTCTACCAAGAGATTTTTAGATGTTTAGAGGTGAGTTAATGAAAAAGTACAGATTATCCATAATCTGTTTAGTGGTGGCGTTGTTATTGCCCCTGACAGTTTATGGAGGCAGTGCTGATTTAGAAAAAAAACAACAACAAAAAATAAACGAAAAAAACAAAGTTTCTAAGCAACTTGAGAAAAACAAAATGCAACTGGTCGATATTGAAGGCGATGTTGCACAGGTCAACTCTGAAATTTCGGTATTGGATGGCAAAATCAATTCTCTGAGTTCAAATATATCCGAACTTGAATCGGAAATTGAAAGACTGAACAAAGAGATAGTTCAGACACAAAAAGAGCTTGATGAAGCTGAGTTGAATTTGCAAGAAAAGAAAGAGCAATTTGAAACCAGATTAAGAGCAATGTACATGAACGGTAAGGCATCTTACTTGGAAGTTATACTGAATTCCAAAAACATGGAAGAACTCTTGAGAAACAATGAAATAATAGTTTCCATTTCCAATGCGGATAAGGAACTTGTGGAGTACATAACAGAACAAGTACGCATAATAGAAGAAAAAAGCGCAAAGCTCGAATCGGATAAAAATACTCTTGCCATTGCTAAATCCAGTCTTGAAATAGAAAAAGCCGAACAACAAAAAATCAGCGCTGAAAAAAGAGATTACATGAATGCGTTGATGTCAGATGCGGAAGCCTACAGAATCGAATATGAAAAGGCGGAAGCTCAATGGAGGAGCCTGGATAAAGAGATTTTAAGACTTCAAAGTCAAATAAAAGAACTCAAAGAACAGGAAAGAATAGAAAGAGAAAAAGCTCAAAAAAATCAAAGTGCAAAGGTCTCTGCGAGATCTTCAGGAGCATTGTTGTGGCCGGTACCCGGTAACACGAGCATATCTTCAGGATACGGTAACAGAATGCATCCGATTTTAAAAACCTATAGATTTCATTCAGGAATAGATATCCCCGCATCGAGCGGAACTTCTGTAGTTGCAGTAAAATCCGGCATAGTAATAATGTCAAGGAACATGGGAGGTTACGGAAACGTCGTAATGATAGATCATGGTGACATTGTAACGGTTTATGCGCATAACAGTTCCTTGAAGGTATCTGCGGGCCAAAGCGTAAATGCGGGCGATGTAATCGCAACGGTGGGATCCACGGGACTTTCAACAGGACCTCACCTCCACTTTGAAGTGAGAGTTAACGGACAAGCGGTAAATCCTTTAGGATATGTGTAAGAGGAAAAATATGAAAAAAAAATTATTAAAAATATTAGGCGTTATAGCACTAATTTTAATTACAAACACATTAACCGCCGTATCATTGATTTATGGTTACAGCAATTCACAAGTGTCATCGGCAATAAAGATAAAATATTTGGAAGATTTTGTAAAGAAGAACTACCTCTATGAAGTAAAGGACGAAGATCTTGAAGTTGGAAAGCTCAAGGGAATAGTAGCAGCCTTGAATGATCCCTACTCCGAATACTACACCAAGGAGGAATACCAAGAACTCATGGAAATGACCACAGGTAAGTTTTTCGGAATAGGTGTGGTAATCACCAGAGGTGAAGACAATTTAATAACTGTAATTTCTCCAATAAAAGGATCTCCTGCCGACAAAGCCGGAATAAAGGCGAAGGATAAGATAATAAAAGTCGAAGGTGTCGAATACACCGGAGAAGACATAAATGAGGCAACAAAGATCATGAAGGGTGAAAAGGGAACAGAGGTCACCATCACCATTTACAGACCTGATACAGCCAAGACAAAAGAAATAACCTTAATAAGAGATGAGATAAGCGTTGAAACCATAATAAGCGATAAATTGGGCGAAATAGGCTATATAGGAATCACGGGATTCGATGAGAATACAGCTGAGGATTTCAACGAGGCTTTGGATAAATTGCTATCACAAAAGATAAAGTCTCTGATAATCGACTTAAGGGGAAATCCAGGAGGAATCGTGGATTCCGCAGCGGAAATATGCGACAGGATTTTGCCCGAGGGAATGATAGTCTATGCGGAAAACAGAGAGAAAAAAAGAGTATTCGAGTTTAAATCCGATGAAAAACATTTAAATATCCCCCTTGCAGTACTTGTAAATGAAGGCTCGGCTTCAGCATCGGAAATAGTGGCGGGAGCAATAAGAGATTATAAAGCGGGCACCATAATAGGACAGAAGACCTTCGGGAAGGGGATAGTTCAAACGGCAAAGATGTTCCCTTCAGGAGATGGAATAAAACTTACCACATCTGAATATTTTACGCCCAAGGGAGAAAACATACACAAAAAAGGGATAAAGCCGGACATTGAAGTAAAATTGCCCGACGACATTGAGGGTATGGGAATTGAGTACAAGGACACGGACACTCAACTTCAAAAAGCAATAGAAGTATTGAAGGAGAAAAGTTAATCTTTTCTCTTTTCTTGTATGAAAGAGAAGCTTGATATTTAAATCAACTGTTTTAAAGGAGCAATATATGGTTAAAAAGGGGATAGCATATTCTTTATTATCTGCTGTGATATTCGGTGCGATGCCTTTAATGACTAAAATTCTGTATACCTTCGGAATGGATTTTGTGAGTTCAGCCTTTTATAGAATGTCTTTGTCATTGGTATTCATATATATAATAAACAAATTTTATTTTAAAGAAGATATGAAACTGACCTTAAAGGAATTTAAATACATATTGTTAGCGGCGATATGTTTTGCATCAAACAGTCTGTTTCTGTTTAATTCCTACAACTACATAAATTCCGGAACTGCAACGGCAATATTTTTTCTAAACCCTATAATTATCTTCACGGTGCTATCCATAAAATATAAACAAAAACCTGCAAAAATCGACATTATATGCATAACAGGAGCCTTGACAGGTCTCTTTCTATGTATGGATATAGAAGAGATGAGCAGCATAACGGGAGCCTTGATCGCCTTGATGTCAGCCTTCGCCTTTTCAATATACACAATAGTTGTGGGAAAAGAAGAACTAAAGGAAATCGGAGCTTTTAAACTTTTATTTTATATAAATTTTATCGGGGCAATTACGATTTTAATCTATGCCTTTGCCTTTGCAAAGGGGATATACACGGACTACACACCTAATCAGATACCTGCGCTGTTTTTATATTCAGCCATAATATCCATGGGTGCAACCTATTATTATCAGAGGGGAGTTGCCTATATAGGAGCTAAAAACACATCGCTTTTATGCACTTTGGAATTGTTGGTCAGCGTATTGATAAGTTTTTATATAATTGGAGAACCTGTGAGGAAAATTGAAATCTTTGCAGCCTTATTAATTTTTTTCTGTTCTTTCTTTTTAGTAAAAAACAGCAAAGAATAATGGGTATAAATATTCAACATTAAATGTTATTATTAAAGTATTAAATGCAAAATCAATAGATTATATGGTTAAGTGAGGGAATAAGTTGGAAGATGTTATGAAGAATTATTATAAATTATCTTTGGAAAAACACGGCGAATTGAAGGGAAAAATAAGGGTGGATTTAGCCTGTGATTTAGTAAATCACGACGACTTGTCCGTAGCCTATACACCCGGTGTAGCCGAGCCCTGCAGAAGGATACAAATAAATACCATGGACGCATATAAGTATACGTGGAAGGGAAATGTGGTGGCTGTAGTTTCAGACGGAACGGCGGTTTTAGGGCTTGGAGATATAGGACCTGAAGCATCTCTGCCTGTAATGGAAGGAAAGGCTATGCTTTTTAAAAAATTTGCAGGAGTAAATGCTGTGCCTGTGGTCTTGAATACTAAGGATACCGAGGAAATCATAAAGGTTGTAAAAGCAATTGCACCGAGCTATGGAGGAATAAACCTCGAAGATATTTCTTCACCCAGATGTGTGGAAATTGAAAGAAGACTTATTGATGAACTTGATATTCCGGTTTTTCACGACGACCAACACGGCACTGCGATAGTTGCGACGGCAGCCCTTATAAACGCCTTCAGAATTACGGGAAAGGATCCTGCTCAATGCGTGGCTATAGTAAGCGGAGCGGGTGCAGCGGGTTCTTCAATAGTGAAGATGATTAAGCAGTTCGGCATAGGCAATATATACTGTTTTGATTCTAAGGGAGTGCTGTCTTCTAAAAATGCTGAAAGGTATAATTTTGTAAAAAAGGAAATTTTGGAAATAACCAACAACTACGACGAAGATTTGACCATGAAAGATGCCATGGCAAAGGCGGATATCTTCATAGGGGTTTCTACGGCGGGAATAATAAATTCTGAAATGGTAAAATCAATGAAAAAAGATTCAGTGGTATTGGCTATGGCCAATCCCGAGCCTGAAATCGGATATGATGATGCTGTGGAAGCGGGAGTTAGGATAATGGGTACGGGAAGATCGGATTTTCCCAACCAAATAAACAATGTACTGGCTTTTCCGGGATTGTTCAAAGGAGCTCTTGAATGTGGAGCTACAAAAATCACTGAAGAAATGAAAATGGCGGCTGCAACGGGGCTTGCATACTTTGTAAAGGATGAAGATTTAACGGAAACCCATATAATTCCCGATGTTTTCGAAGAAGGAATTGCGGATATGGTTGCGGAAAAAGTCAAGGAATGTGCTATAAGATCAGGCTATATCAGAAAAAATATATAAATTAAAATATAAATATAAAAAGACTTCCTTTTCCGTGGAAGTCTTTTCTTTTTTAATTATGAAGTCAGCGCAAGTGTGGGAATTACTTGATTTTAACTCTGTGAAATATTTTTTTACCCTTTCTGATTAAAATGGAATCATCTTTAAAATCATCAAGAGTTATTTTCTTGTCTATTTCTTGAACTTTTTCATCGTTTAAGGTTATTCCGTTTTGCTCAACCAACCTTCTGCCCTCTGAATTGGACTTTGTAAGTCCGATTTCCGTCAAGAGTTCGAGGAAATTTTTTCCTTCTTCAAAAATCGATTTTTCCATTTCCGTGGAGGGTATGTTTTCGCTGTCCGCTCCTGTGGAAAATAATGCTCTTGAAGCTTCTACAGCTTTATTGGCTTCATCTTCTCCATGAATGTCCCTGACTATTTCAAAGGCGAGTTTTTCCTTTGCTTTATTGAGCTCTGCGCCTTCAAGTTTTTCATATTCGCCAATTTCTTCAAGGCTCATCATAGTTAAAAGTTTCATGAATTTTATTACATCTCTGTCATCTACATTTCTCATATATTGATACATTTCATAGGGAGAAGTCTTTTCAGGGTCGAGCCATATAGCTCCTTTTTCGGTTTTGCCCATTTTTATTCCTGATGCAGTTGTGAGGAGTTTAAAGGTCATTGAATAAACCTTGTCTGATTCGAGTTTTCTGACCAATTCATAGCCTCCGAGCATATTTGACCATTGGTCGGATCCTCCCAGTTGCAATTTGCAACCGTATTTCCTGTAGAGATACAGAAAATCGTAGGATTGAAGAAGCATGTAGGCAAATTCAAAGAAAGTAAGACCTGATTCCATTCTGTTTTTATAACAGTCGAAAGTAAGCATTCTGTTTACGCTGAAATGCACTCCTATTTCTCTCATGAAATCCAAAAAGTTCAGATCCAATATCCAGTCCGCATTGTTTACAAAAATCGCCTTTCCTTCTGAAAAATCAAGCAACTTTGAAAGCTGTTCCTTAAAGCGTTCTGCATTGTGATCGATAGTTTCCTTGGTCATGACCTTACGCATATCGGTTTTACCAGAGGGATCTCCTATCATAGTGGTTCCTCCACCGATTAAGGCGATGGGCTTATGTCCTGCCTTTTGCATATGTTGCATAACTCTTATCTGCAAAAAGTGACCCAGAGTGAGAGAGTCTGCCGTCGCATCAAAGCCTATATAAAAGGGAACTGATTCTTTGCCGAGTAATTCTTTTAATTCTTCTTCATGAGTAACTTGATCGATAAAGCCTCTTTGTTGTAGAGTATCAAAAATATTCATAAATTCCTCCTAAAAATAAAAATAGACTATTCATTCAAAAGGGCGCGTTCGCGGTACCACCTTTCTTTTCATAGTCTCTTGCCGTTTAGACACAGCTGTCTTAAAATTCAGGTATTGTAATTCGGTTTTAACCTACTGTTACCTTCGAAATTTTATATTCAATAATAAAACAAAGTATAAAGTATAAATATGTTTTTGTCAAATATTGTTCTTTATCAAATTACATTACTAATTGATAATTTTTTAAATGTGGTATACTCTTATTATATATATTTTATAATTGGGAATGATAAAGATGTTGGGAGTAGATTTAATAAGTATAAATAAAGTTGATAAATTACTAAAAAAACACAGGGATAAGTTTCTTCAAAGAATTTTCAACGAAGAAGAAATCACATACATAAAATCCAAAAATTATAGAGCTCAAAGCGTAGCCGGTATTTTCGCCGCTAAAGAAGCCATATCGAAGGCGGAAGAAACGGGAATAGGAAAACTTTCCTTCAAGGATGTACATATTTTTTATAATAACTCCTCTCCCTACGGCAAAGTCCAAGATAGATTGTATAAATTATCCATATCTCACGACAGCGGTTTTGCGGTGGCGGTGGCAATAAAAATAAAAAGAGAATGTAGAAAATTCAGAAGAAACCAGGACACTCACAAAGGAGATTACGGAAAAGTCGGGATTTTTGCGGGATCTCGAGGAATGACAGGTTCAGCTTATCTCTCTACAATGGCGGCACTTAAAATGGGGGCAGGTCTTGTTTATAATTTTGTTCCGGAAAATATTTTTGAAATAATGTGCATAAAGTATGTTGAAGCCATAGTAAAAAGCTCTGAAAGTATCGATTACGACTCCGTAAAAAAACTTGATTCAATAGCCTTGGGCATGGGAATAGGTAAAAGCGCGCAGAGCAAAAAGCTCTTCGAAGAAGTTTTGAAATTTGATCAAAACTTGGTAATAGATGCTGACGGGTTGAATATATTATCTGAAAATCCGGAGATTTTACTTAAGAGAAAACCCTACACCACAATATTAACTCCACACTTAATGGAATTGAGCAGATTGTGCAAGTCAAATCTCGACGAAATAAAGAAAAATAAAAGGGAGATTGCCAAGGATTTTGCTGACAAATACAAGGTGGTATTGTTGGTTAAGGGAAAGGAAACCGAAGTTTTCTGTAAAAATGAACTGTACATAAATAAAACTGGCAATGCGGGCATGGCGACGGCAGGTAGCGGAGATGTGCTCAGCGGAATAATAGCGGCTCTTTTGGCAAGGGGGTTAAATCCTTATAAATCCGCCTGTATCGGCTCATATATTCACGGAGCGGCAGGTGATGTCGCTGCGGATATTTATGGAGAGGAGTCCATGATTGCCGGAGATATTTTAAATTCGCTTAAATACATTACAAAAAAAATTGATTTTACTTCTTTGCAAATGGGAGATTTAAGTTTAGAAAAATTGCAGGATGAAGGTGAAATGTTATGTTGATTAAGAGGGGAGATATTTACTATGCCGACCTTTCTCCTGTCATAGGATCGGAGCAAGGTGGAGTAAGGCCTGTTGTAGTTATACAAAATGATGTCGGGAATAAATATTCACCGACTTTGATCGTAGCCTCAATTACATCTCAGATAAATAAAGCCAGACTTCCCACCCATGTAAGCGTGGACTCAAAGGATGTGCCTTTGCCGAAAAATTCAGTCTTGCTTTTAGAGCAGATAAGGACTATAGATAAAAAAAGGTTGCGAGACAGGATTGGAAGCTTTGATAAGGATGTAATGGATTCTGTGGACAAGGCGTTAAAGATAAGCTTAAATTTGAAATAAAAAGAAATTTATACATATCGGACCTCATTCTTGAGGTCTATTTTATTGTATAAAAAAAATTTTTTTCATAGTATAATAAACTTAAATTACAAATAAGGAGATCATATGAGTACAAAAGGAAAAAATAAAATTTATCTAATATTGATATTAATATCAATATTATTTTCTATTTATTTTTTAATAGGAAGATATAAAGCTGAAATGGTATATAGAAATTATGAAATAGTTGCGGATTACAACGAGTTTTCAAAGCTTGGATACATAAGAGAGCAAACTCCCGTGGAGTATTTTACAGAACTAAAAAACAACGGAGTTACAACTGCATCCTTCAATGAATTGACCATAGCAACTATGAAATCTTCACCAAATTATAAAATCCAAACGGAAATAATAGGCAACGACCTCTTGGTAAAGGGCGATAAAAAATATCTGGATATTATAACAAAGGGATTAGAAACTCTGAAGGACAAAAGAAATATAGAAGTTTTAGGAGAAAATGAGATTTTAATAGAGGGCAAGCCGAAGGATCTTGTCACATATGATATTCAAGCCTATGACATCTCGAAGAACCTGTTGGGCAAGGCGGATATGAAGGGCTCAATACTTGAATATGTGGGTTTGGGGTATGATGAAGAAGCTGTTGATGAAATAAAATCAATTGAGGGAATGAGTGTGATTTTAAGGCCGATTTATTTATCAAGTGCCCAAGATTCGAGGCTCAGCATGGAAAGATTTATCAAAAATCTTAAAGATCTAAACCCGAATCAAAGTTATATTATTTTTTCCGGTAAAGAATTTTATAAAAACACGAAGGACGATATGAAAATACAGGATGATTTCACTGAGTTTATCACAGAAAAAAACATCGCTTTAGGACTTGTGGAAGCAGCAAATCAAAGAGGACATCTGGATGTTGACGGCATAAATTCAGTAATAAAAAAAGACGAGGTCAAAAAATTAAGGGCCTTCACCACATGGGATTATCTTGCATCGCAATACGACTATAAAATTCCCTTTCACGATGCGGGGCAAGAACTTGCCAATGTATATTACAGAGCGCTTTCTGAAAGAAATATCTCCACAATATTTTTAAGTCCCTTTGTTAAAGACCAAAAGATAATTTCAGATCCTGAACTTTACGGCAACGTGCTTTCATCCCTTCAATCGAGAATGCAGGATAAAGGCTATACCCTTGGAGATGCAAAACCCATGGGCAGTTGGAATGTAAATTCGATATATAAAATACCTGTGGCCTTAGGTTCGGTGGCAGCTTCAGTTTTGTTGCTTAATATAGTTTTTAATGTGGCTAACATTTTATCTCTGTTGATATTATCAGCAGGAGCGGCTCTGGCTCTGCTATTCTTCGGATTGGGCAAGATGGAAGAGTTGGGCAATGTGCTTTTTAATTTAAATTCAATAATAGTCTTTCCCTTGATTTCAATCTGCTATATACTAAAAAATTACAAATCAATTTTAATAGCAAAAAAAGATGCCACCTTTGCAAAGATATTTTTCAAGGGGGCGGCAATACTTCTAATGGCAATTTTAATCACCATGGTGGGAGCGTTGCACGAGATTGCTTTTATGAGCGGAACTAATTACTTAGTTGAGCTTAATATATTCAGAGGAGTTAAGATTTCACAACTTCTTCCTTTGCTCTTCGCTTTGATCATCTATGCAGCCTATATAGGATTTAACAGAGATCCCGATGAGAGCATAAGAATTAAACCCGGAGAAATAAAAGATATTTTAATTACGGATGTGAAAATTTGGCATGCGGTGTTGGGGGTTCTGATGTTTTTGGTCCTTGTCCTGTTTATAATAAGAGGTGGAAATACCAACATTGAAGTGCCGAAATTAGAATTGTTCATAAGAAATCTAATGGAGCAATATCTTCCGGCAAGGCCGAGAACAAAGAGCATAATTGCAGGTTATCCGGCGATAATGCTGATGATTTATATAGCATATAAAAACAGGGCGCAAGTTGTGGGAGTGGTGTTGACTTTACTTGCAACCATAGGCATGACAAATATAGTAAATACATTTTCGCACATAAGAACACCTTTAAGGATATCCTTTATGAGAGTGGGAGTTGAATACATCGTATCTCTAATAATATCTTTAATAGTCTTGATAATAGCTGATTTAATCAGAAAGGGGTACGAAAGCTACATTGAGTAAAAGGATATTGGTATCAGGGTACTACGGCTACAACAACATAGGAGATGAAGCGATTCTCAAAGGATTGGTTGATGCAATAACATCGATATCCGATGCTAAACTTGTTGTACTGTCGAAAAACCCCGATTGGACTACAACTAAATATCAAGTGGAAAGTGCAGACAGATCCGATTTATTCACCGTAATCAGAGAAATCAGAAAAGCGGACATGGTTTTATCGGGCGGAGGTTCCCTGCTTCAAGATGTAACAAGCAAAAAATCCATTCTGTACTACTTGGGTATATTGTTTTTGGCAATTCTTTTCAATAAAAAGACAATGATTTATTCCCAAGGAATAGGCCCTATAAAACTAAAAAGAAACAGAATTTTGACAAAGTATATTTTATCCAAAGTTGATTTTATAAATGTAAGAGATAATCAATCCCACAGAGAATTAAAGGAATTGGGAATAAACAGAGATGTTTTGGTGACGACGGATACGGTTTTCGGGATAAAAAAAATAGAGTCTGCCAAAGGTAGACAAATCCTCGATTCAATAGGTGTTCCAAGAAACAGAATAAACATATGTATGTGCATTATGAATTGGAAAAATTACGGAGCACAAACCGCCGATAAAATTTCAAGACTTATTGAAAAAATCTTTAAAGAAAGACCCGATGTAAACATTATATTGGTGCCTTTTTTTTACCATGTGGATTTGGAAATTGAAAGAAAAATATTCAACAGACTGTCCTGTGTATTCGACCATTTGTACATTGTGGAGGATTATCTGCATGTAAATGAATATCTGTCTTTAATTTCAAATATGGACATGATGGTTTCCATGAGACTTCACGGTCTGATTTTTGCCACGCTTACAGGAGCCTATCCCATAGGAATAAGCTATGACCCGAAGATAGACGGATTCATAAAGGAATTGGACAGAGTTCAGAGGTATTACGTTGAAGATTTTGACGAAAACGCACTGGCTGAAGAAGTACTTCATTCAATTGAAAATTTGGATGAATTAAAAGAGGATACAAAATCTCATTTAGACAAATTTTATAAATTAGCATCCATACACAACGAAGCTGTTTTAAAAGTTTTAAATGAATAGGAGGATAGTT
Proteins encoded in this window:
- the tyrS gene encoding Tyrosine-tRNA ligase (Catalyzes the attachment of tyrosine to tRNA(Tyr) in a two-step reaction: tyrosine is first activated by ATP to form Tyr-AMP and then transferred to the acceptor end of tRNA(Tyr); High confidence in function and specificity) produces the protein MNIFDTLQQRGFIDQVTHEEELKELLGKESVPFYIGFDATADSLTLGHFLQIRVMQHMQKAGHKPIALIGGGTTMIGDPSGKTDMRKVMTKETIDHNAERFKEQLSKLLDFSEGKAIFVNNADWILDLNFLDFMREIGVHFSVNRMLTFDCYKNRMESGLTFFEFAYMLLQSYDFLYLYRKYGCKLQLGGSDQWSNMLGGYELVRKLESDKVYSMTFKLLTTASGIKMGKTEKGAIWLDPEKTSPYEMYQYMRNVDDRDVIKFMKLLTMMSLEEIGEYEKLEGAELNKAKEKLAFEIVRDIHGEDEANKAVEASRALFSTGADSENIPSTEMEKSIFEEGKNFLELLTEIGLTKSNSEGRRLVEQNGITLNDEKVQEIDKKITLDDFKDDSILIRKGKKIFHRVKIK
- the csaB gene encoding pyruvyl-transferase (Pyruvyl-transferases are involved in peptidoglycan-associated polymer biosynthesis. CsaB in Bacillus anthracis is necessary for the non-covalent anchoring of proteins containing an SLH (S-layer homology) domain to peptidoglycan-associated pyruvylated polysaccharides. WcaK and AmsJ are involved in the biosynthesis of colanic acid in Escherichia coli and of amylovoran in Erwinia amylovora; High confidence in function and specificity), with the translated sequence MVSGYYGYNNIGDEAILKGLVDAITSISDAKLVVLSKNPDWTTTKYQVESADRSDLFTVIREIRKADMVLSGGGSLLQDVTSKKSILYYLGILFLAILFNKKTMIYSQGIGPIKLKRNRILTKYILSKVDFINVRDNQSHRELKELGINRDVLVTTDTVFGIKKIESAKGRQILDSIGVPRNRINICMCIMNWKNYGAQTADKISRLIEKIFKERPDVNIILVPFFYHVDLEIERKIFNRLSCVFDHLYIVEDYLHVNEYLSLISNMDMMVSMRLHGLIFATLTGAYPIGISYDPKIDGFIKELDRVQRYYVEDFDENALAEEVLHSIENLDELKEDTKSHLDKFYKLASIHNEAVLKVLNE
- a CDS encoding PemK-like protein (PemK is a growth inhibitor in Escherichia coli known to bind to the promoter region of the Pem operon, auto-regulating synthesis. This Pfam family consists of the PemK protein in addition to ChpA, ChpB and other PemK-like proteins; High confidence in function and specificity), with amino-acid sequence MLIKRGDIYYADLSPVIGSEQGGVRPVVVIQNDVGNKYSPTLIVASITSQINKARLPTHVSVDSKDVPLPKNSVLLLEQIRTIDKKRLRDRIGSFDKDVMDSVDKALKISLNLK
- a CDS encoding Carbohydrate kinase family protein (Predicted sugar kinase [Carbohydrate transport and metabolism]; High confidence in function and specificity); translation: MLGVDLISINKVDKLLKKHRDKFLQRIFNEEEITYIKSKNYRAQSVAGIFAAKEAISKAEETGIGKLSFKDVHIFYNNSSPYGKVQDRLYKLSISHDSGFAVAVAIKIKRECRKFRRNQDTHKGDYGKVGIFAGSRGMTGSAYLSTMAALKMGAGLVYNFVPENIFEIMCIKYVEAIVKSSESIDYDSVKKLDSIALGMGIGKSAQSKKLFEEVLKFDQNLVIDADGLNILSENPEILLKRKPYTTILTPHLMELSRLCKSNLDEIKKNKREIAKDFADKYKVVLLVKGKETEVFCKNELYINKTGNAGMATAGSGDVLSGIIAALLARGLNPYKSACIGSYIHGAAGDVAADIYGEESMIAGDILNSLKYITKKIDFTSLQMGDLSLEKLQDEGEMLC
- a CDS encoding Hypothetical protein (High confidence in function and specificity) gives rise to the protein MSTKGKNKIYLILILISILFSIYFLIGRYKAEMVYRNYEIVADYNEFSKLGYIREQTPVEYFTELKNNGVTTASFNELTIATMKSSPNYKIQTEIIGNDLLVKGDKKYLDIITKGLETLKDKRNIEVLGENEILIEGKPKDLVTYDIQAYDISKNLLGKADMKGSILEYVGLGYDEEAVDEIKSIEGMSVILRPIYLSSAQDSRLSMERFIKNLKDLNPNQSYIIFSGKEFYKNTKDDMKIQDDFTEFITEKNIALGLVEAANQRGHLDVDGINSVIKKDEVKKLRAFTTWDYLASQYDYKIPFHDAGQELANVYYRALSERNISTIFLSPFVKDQKIISDPELYGNVLSSLQSRMQDKGYTLGDAKPMGSWNVNSIYKIPVALGSVAASVLLLNIVFNVANILSLLILSAGAALALLFFGLGKMEELGNVLFNLNSIIVFPLISICYILKNYKSILIAKKDATFAKIFFKGAAILLMAILITMVGALHEIAFMSGTNYLVELNIFRGVKISQLLPLLFALIIYAAYIGFNRDPDESIRIKPGEIKDILITDVKIWHAVLGVLMFLVLVLFIIRGGNTNIEVPKLELFIRNLMEQYLPARPRTKSIIAGYPAIMLMIYIAYKNRAQVVGVVLTLLATIGMTNIVNTFSHIRTPLRISFMRVGVEYIVSLIISLIVLIIADLIRKGYESYIE